The following nucleotide sequence is from Nocardioides daedukensis.
TCACCTTCGGGTTGGTCGGGCTCGACCTGAACACCGGCCAGCCGCGACTCAGCTTCGACCAGCCGCTGCTCGCCGACCGTCTCGACATCGTCATCGTCGCCGTCGGCATCTTCGCCCTCGGCGAAGCCCTGTGGGTCGCTGCGCACCTGCGTCGCAAGCCGCTGGAGATCATTCCGGTCGGCCAGCCGTGGATGGGCAAGGACGACTGGGGTCGGTCCTGGAAGCCGTGGCTGCGCGGCACCGCCATCGGCTTCCCGTTCGGTGCCGTACCCGCCGGCGGAGCGGAGACGCCGACCTTCCTCTCCTACGTCCTGGAGCGGAAGCTGTCGAAGAAGAAGGACGAGTTCGGCAACGGCGCCATCGAGGGCGTCGCCGGCCCGGAGGCGGCCAACAATGCCTCGGCAGCAGGGACGTTCGTGCCCCTGCTGGCAATGGGCATCCCGGTGACGGCCACGTCGGCAGTCATGCTGGCCGCGCTCACGTCGTACGGCATCCAGCCCGGGCCGCAGCTGATGACCGACCAGGCCGACCTGGTCTGGACGCTGCTGGCCAGCCTGCTGATCGGCAACGCCCTGCTGCTGATCATCAACCTGCCGATGGCACCGTTGTGGGCCAAGCTGCTCAGCATCCCGCGGCCCTACCTCTACTCCGGGATCCTGTTCTTCGCGACCCTGGGTGCCTATGCGGCCAACCAGCAGCCGTTCGACGTGTTCCTGCTACTGGTCTTCGGACTGGTCGGCTTCATGATGCGTCGCTTCGCCCTGCCTGTGCTGCCGCTGATCATCGGCGTCATCCTCGGCCCGTTGATGGAGACCCGGTTCCGCGAGGCGCTGGCCATCTCCGGGGGCGATGTGTCCGGACTGTTCAACGAGAGTCTCGCTCTCGTCGTCTATGCGATCGCGGTGCTCGTGATCGTCACACCCCTGGTGCTGCGCATGGTGCGCCCCGCAACGACCGGACCCTCGGGCCCGGCAGACTCAGAGGACAAGGAGCTGGTGGAGCGATGAGCACGATCGTGGTGGCGTGGACGCCCGATGCGTTCGGTCAGGTGGCCCTCGAGCGTGGCCTGGACGAGGCACGGCTGCGCGAGGCACGGCTGCTCGTGGTCAACGGGACGCGTGGCGACACGCTGGTCGACGACCACTACGCCTCGGGTGCGCAGCTCGAGCGGCTGCGCTCGCTGCTGGCCGACAGCGGTGTCGAGCACGAGGTGCGCCAGTCGATGGGCGACTCGGTCGAGGACCAGATCCTCACCGCCGCCGAGGAAGCCGGTGCGGAGCTGATCGTGCTGGGTCTGAGGCGGCGTACGCCGGTGGGCAAGCTGCTTATGGGCAGCACGGCCCAGCGGGTGCTGCTGGGCGCCGAGTGCGCGGTGCTGGCGGTCAAGCCTGCTCGCTGAGTGCCCCAGCAGAGGGACGAAATGCAGAGGGGCCCGGCTCTGTGAGCCGGGCCCTTCTGGGGTGTGTACCCCCGACCGGATTTGAACCGGCGTTACCGCCGTGAGAGGGCGACGTCCTAGGCCGCTAGACGACGGGGGCAGCTGCTTCTCTCGAAGCCGAGCGAAACCTTAGCCGAAGCTCTTGTTTCGCTCCAAATCGCAACCCTGGGGCTGCGATTTTCGCTGGGATACTAGGACTCGAACCTAGAATAACTGGACCAGAACCAGTCGTGTTGCCAATTACACCATATCCCAATTCGGCCCTCTGGGAGCCGATGGGAAACATTACACGGCACCCCGCGGGCCTGCCAAAACGGCCCGGTCCACAGTGCGTTTCACGCCCAGGTGCTTGGCGCAGAACAGCACCAGAGCGAGGTAGACCAGCGACTGGGTGAGCGTCACCGGAAGGCTCCACCAGGTGCCACCGGTCGGCGTCAGCGCCTCCCCCAGATCGCCGAAGGCCAGGGCCAGACCGAAGGCCAGCCAGTTGTTCAGCACGTGCATGGCGATGCCTGCCTCAAGGCCTCCCGTCAGCACCACCAGGACACCCGAGACGATGCCGAAGGCGAGCCGGTCCACGAAGATCGG
It contains:
- a CDS encoding tripartite tricarboxylate transporter permease encodes the protein MDSLDLLANGLAAALTPENLLYAVIGVLLGTFVGVLPGIGPAMAVALLLPVTFGLEPTQAFIMFAGIYYGGMYGGSTTSILLNTPGESSSVMTAIEGNKMAKKGRAAQALATAAIGSFIAGTIGTMLVVFFAPALAKIAVEIGAPSFFAIIVLAMVLVTSLLGASRLRGFISLFLGLTFGLVGLDLNTGQPRLSFDQPLLADRLDIVIVAVGIFALGEALWVAAHLRRKPLEIIPVGQPWMGKDDWGRSWKPWLRGTAIGFPFGAVPAGGAETPTFLSYVLERKLSKKKDEFGNGAIEGVAGPEAANNASAAGTFVPLLAMGIPVTATSAVMLAALTSYGIQPGPQLMTDQADLVWTLLASLLIGNALLLIINLPMAPLWAKLLSIPRPYLYSGILFFATLGAYAANQQPFDVFLLLVFGLVGFMMRRFALPVLPLIIGVILGPLMETRFREALAISGGDVSGLFNESLALVVYAIAVLVIVTPLVLRMVRPATTGPSGPADSEDKELVER
- a CDS encoding universal stress protein — protein: MSTIVVAWTPDAFGQVALERGLDEARLREARLLVVNGTRGDTLVDDHYASGAQLERLRSLLADSGVEHEVRQSMGDSVEDQILTAAEEAGAELIVLGLRRRTPVGKLLMGSTAQRVLLGAECAVLAVKPAR